Proteins encoded by one window of Desulfovibrio ferrophilus:
- the tsaE gene encoding tRNA (adenosine(37)-N6)-threonylcarbamoyltransferase complex ATPase subunit type 1 TsaE, with protein MSNALAIVEIRLPDEGATLDFGAKLARALTGSEPEQVLLFSGDLGAGKTTLVRGLVSALPGGDEARVSSPSFNIMNMYPTDPETAHFDLYRLEGFPADDSLLEHMQDDRSLVLVEWAQFLQKEDWPEEYLLLEWQPAESGRTILLTAKGKKAKQTLLALA; from the coding sequence TTGAGCAACGCGCTGGCCATTGTTGAAATTCGACTGCCCGATGAAGGTGCGACCCTCGACTTCGGGGCCAAACTGGCAAGAGCACTGACAGGTTCAGAACCGGAGCAGGTACTGCTGTTCTCGGGCGACCTCGGCGCGGGCAAAACAACCCTTGTGCGTGGCCTCGTGTCCGCCCTTCCGGGTGGTGACGAAGCGCGGGTCTCAAGCCCGAGTTTCAATATAATGAACATGTACCCCACCGATCCGGAAACCGCTCACTTCGATCTGTACCGATTGGAGGGCTTTCCGGCCGATGATTCCCTGCTTGAACACATGCAGGATGATAGAAGTCTGGTGCTGGTGGAATGGGCGCAGTTTCTGCAAAAAGAAGATTGGCCTGAAGAATACCTGCTGCTTGAATGGCAGCCAGCGGAATCGGGACGCACAATTTTGTTGACGGCAAAAGGAAAGAAGGCCAAACAGACTCTTCTTGCTTTGGCATAA
- a CDS encoding CBS domain-containing protein, with translation MLTAKDIMTSDPITLKTSDDVANAAAIMIEKRINGLPVVHDDGTLAGILCQSDLVAQQKRLRLPSVFTLLDGMIPLSSTKDLQQEMEKITALTVGQAMTPDPKTVTPDTPIDEIASLMVENKYHTLPVMDGDSLVGVLGKEDVLRTLLPGGNS, from the coding sequence ATGCTGACAGCTAAAGACATCATGACTTCTGACCCGATCACTCTGAAGACCTCCGACGACGTGGCCAATGCCGCGGCAATCATGATTGAAAAACGTATCAACGGACTGCCTGTGGTGCATGACGATGGCACCCTTGCCGGCATCCTCTGTCAGAGCGACCTCGTGGCTCAGCAAAAGCGCTTGCGGTTGCCCTCGGTCTTCACTCTGCTGGATGGGATGATTCCCCTGTCGTCCACCAAAGATTTGCAGCAGGAAATGGAAAAGATCACGGCATTGACGGTAGGCCAGGCCATGACCCCTGACCCGAAAACAGTCACTCCGGACACTCCCATTGATGAAATCGCATCGCTGATGGTCGAGAATAAATACCACACCCTGCCCGTCATGGACGGTGACAGCCTGGTTGGCGTTCTGGGCAAAGAAGATGTACTGCGCACTCTGCTTCCGGGAGGCAATTCTTGA